Proteins from a genomic interval of Zingiber officinale cultivar Zhangliang chromosome 1B, Zo_v1.1, whole genome shotgun sequence:
- the LOC122039723 gene encoding superoxide dismutase [Cu-Zn]-like, translated as MVKVVAVLGNSEGVKGTIYFVQEGDGPTTITRSITGLKSGLHGFHVHALGDTTNGCMSTGPHFNPAGKEHGAPEDENRHAGDLGNATAGEDGKLLYHQLMMLLLLSIFTHIYYNTFYRNRKKKSNYGLINNFYCFSGY; from the exons ATGGTGAAGGTTGTTGCTGTCTTGGGTAATAGTGAGGGTGTTAAGGGCACAATTTACTTCGTCCAGGAAGGAGATG GTCCAACCACCATCACCAGATCCATCACTGGCCTCAAGTCTGGGCTTCATGGCTTCCATGTGCATGCTCTTGGAGACACCACCAATGGATGCATGTCAACTG GGCCTCATTTTAATCCTGCTGGAAAGGAACATGGTGCTCCTGAAGATGAAAACCGACATGCTGGTGATCTAGGCAATGCCACTGCTGGCGAGGATGGTAAGTTGCTTTATCATCAGCTCATGATGTTACTTTTGTTATCTATTTTTACCCATATTTACTATAACACTTTTTATcgtaacagaaaaaaaaaatcaaactatgGCTTGATCAACAATTTTTACTGCTTCTCAGGATACTGA